The following nucleotide sequence is from Streptomyces xiamenensis.
GCAGGCCGCGGCCCCCGTCCCGGCCGCCGGCGAGCGCCGCGTCCCGATCCGGGGCGTGCGCAAGGCGACCGCCCAGGCGGTGGCGGGCAGCGCCTTCACCGCGCCGCACGTCACCGAGTTCATCACGGTCGATGTCACCCGCACCATGAAGCTGGTGGCCCGGCTCAAGGAGGACCCGGACCTGGCGGGCGTACGGGTCAACCCGCTGCTGATCATCGCCAGGGCGCTGCTGCTCGCGCTGCGCCGCAACCCCGACGCGCACGCCGCCTGGGACGAGGCCAACCAGGAGATCGTCTACAAGGACGCCGTCAACCTGGGCATCGCGGCGGCGACCCCGCGCGGGCTGCTCGTTCCCAACATCAAGGACGCGGGCCGCAAGACGCTCACCGAGCTGGCCACCGCGATCGGCGAACTGGTCTCCACGGCACGTGAGGGCCGTACCACCCCCGCCGACATGCAGGGCGGCACCGTCACCATCACCAACGTCGGGGTCTTCGGCGTCGACAGCGGCACCCCGATTCTCAACCCCGGGGAATCCGCGATCCTCGCCGTCGGCGCGATCAAGGCCCAGCCCTGGGTGCACAAGGGCAAGGTCAAGCCCCGCCAGGTCACCACCCTGGCGCTGTCCTTCGACCACCGCCTGATCGACGGCGAACTCGGCTCGCGGCTGCTGGCCGACATCGCGGGCGTCCTGGAACACCCCAGGCGCCTGCTCACCTGGGGCTGACCACCCCGGGCGGACCACACCGGAACAGCGGAAAGGCGCCGGCCCCAGGGGCCGGCGCCTTTCTCGTTCCTCGTGGGTGTCGCCCGTCAGAGGTAGGGACCCGAGCGTGCCGGGCCGTGCGGATCGGCGGGGTGCTCACCCTCGTCCGGCAGCGCCCCGGGCGGCAGCGCCCGGCGCATCTGCTCCAGCTGGGCGCGGGCCGCCATCTGCTGCGCGAACAGCGCCGTCTGGATGCCGTGGAAGAGCCCCTCCAGCCAGCCGACCAGCTGCGCCTGGGCGATCCGCAGCTCCGCCTCGGTGGGCAGCCGGTCGTCCGTGAACGGCAGCGAGAGCCGTTCCAGCTCCTGCACCAGCTCCGGGGCGAGACCCTCCTCCAGCTCCTTCACGGAACTGGAGTGGATCTCCTTGAGCCGGTACCGGCTGGCCTCGTCCAGCGGGGCCGCCTTGACCTCTTCCAGCAGCTGCTTGATCATGCTGCCGATCCGCATGACCTTCGCCGGCTGCTCCACCATCTCCGTCACGGGAACCTCGGAGTGCTCATCGCCGCCGTCCTCGCCCTCGCGCGGGGCGGCACCGGCGAGCGCCATGCCGTCCGGCCCCACGACCAGGACCTGTGGGTTCTGGTTCTGGCTCTCCTGAGAGGGTTCATTCCTCGGCTGAGTCATACCTCCATCATGCAACGAAGGTCACCCCGCGCGTCGGGCGAGGGTCACCCGGGAGCGGGTGAGCAGCGCGGCGAAGACCAGCGCGATGAGCGGCACGACCACGATGAGCTGGCCGAAGGTCTCCCACGGCAGTGCCAGGTGCAGCTCCGGACGCTCGCCCGCGTCCCAGCCGGCGGCGATGTCCTCCTTCCACCAGCTGAGCCGGTCCTGGTGGTTGGCCAGTACCAGGCCCACCGCCGGGACGAGCCCCGACAGGCATCCCAGCACCACCCCCATCGCGGCGATCAGTCCGCACTGGAGTCCGGAGAGGGTACGCCGGATGCGGGGTGCCGCGCCGACCGCCGCGAGGGTGGCCAGGTCCGCCTCGGAGTCGGCCTGGGCCAGACCGGTGGCGATGCCCGCCGCGCCCAGCGCGATGACGGAGGCGGCGAGGGCGATGATCAGCATCGCCATCGAGTTGTCGGCCTTGAAGCCGTTCTCGATCCGCCAGTCCGTGGAGGCGAGCGTCAGGTCGTCGATCTCACCGCGGAACGCCTGCTCCTCCGCGCTGGTGGGCACGTGCGAGGTGGCGTAGTAGCTGCCGGCGAACGTGGTCGCCAGGCCCGCCTTCTCGGCGGTCTCCGGGGTGATCAGCGCGTCGATGCCGTAGCCGTTGCCCTCCACGAGCCGGCTGTCGGGCAGGACCGCGACATCGGTGGGCTTCTCGCTGTCCCAGTTGTCGTACAGGTGGAGGGTGACGGTCCCGTCGTCGTCGATGCGGTTGGTGTCGAAGATCAGGGCCCCGCCGTTCTCCAGCGTCTCCCGGTACTCGGGGCGGTCGATGCCCAGGACCTTGAGGATCGTGGCGTCGCCCACGGCGATCGAGCCGAGGTTGCTCAGGCCCCAGCCGCCGTCGTTGTTCCACATGCACCGCTCGTCCTGGCGGAGTTCGCGTGTCTCCTCCTCGGTGTGGTCCGCGTCGTCCTCCCACAGCGGGCAGACCTTCTCGGGCGGGGTGACCACCTCGATGTAGCAGTCGGCGAGGTTGTTGCCCCATTCGTCGCGGGCACCGGAGCCGCAGCTGGGCAGCGCGGGCATGGCCGAGGACAGGTCGGCGCGATCGGTGACGGGCAGTGTCTTGTCGGCGGCGGCGCGCAGCGGGTCCAGCTGGCTCTCGCCGGCGTTCCACACGGTGAGGGCGACGGTGCCGTCCGGCAGGTCGGGGATGTATCCGGCGCGCTGGTCCGCCTCGCCGCTGGCGATGATGGTGGCCACCGCGACCGCACCTGCGGTGGCGGCGAGCACGGCGGCGACGGCGGGCGCCGTACGGCCCCGGTTGCGGGCGGCGTCGCGCATGGCCAGGCGCCCGGACAGCGGGAGGAAGCGGGCGAGCCGGCCGAAGCCGCCGACCAGCAGCGGGGTGAGTGCCACCAGGCCGAGTTCGGCGATGACGGCGCCGACACCGACCAGCACGATGCTGCTCATCGACAGGCCGCCGAACAGCGCGAGGGCGATGCCGCCGACGAGGGCGATGGTTCCGGCGATCGGCAGCGCCCTGCTGCCGCGGCGCACGCCCTTGGTGCCGGTGAGCGATTCCAGGACGGAGGAGCGGGAGGCGTTGATGGCGGGGATGAGGGCGGCCAGGGTGCCGATGAAGACGGCGAAGGCCGCGACGCCGAGCAGTTCCGCCCAGCGGAAGTCCCAGGCGCCGAACCGGGCGCCGTTCATGTTCTCCAGGAAGGGCCTGGCGAGGAAGACGGCGAGGATGCCCAGGATGATGCCGACCACGGCCGCCACGGCGCCGAGCACGACACCGCTGGAGAGCATGATGGCGCGCAGCTGGGCCTGATCGCCGCCGTTGGAGCCCACCAGGCCGAGCTGGCGGCGGGAGCGGCGGGCGCCGACCGCGAAGGCGGGTCCGGCCAGCAGGCAGATCTCCAGGACGACCAGGGCGACGGCGACGCCGAGCACGGCGTAGAGCTCGGCCTCCCCGCCGGAGCCCCAGCGGTGGTAGTCCGCGCGCTGGACCAGCGGGATCTCGCTGTCCGCCGGCGGGTTCAGGTGCACCTGGCGGGAGAGCACCTTCAGCCCGTGGGTGTTGGCCTCCATGACCGTGTCCCAGCTGACGCCCCCGTCCACGGCGACCAGGTAGCGGGTGTCGTCCCCGCCGTCCTCGCGGGGCAGCAGCGGCAGCAGCGTGTCGTTGAGCGCCAGCAGCTCGGTGGACTTCAGGTCGTTGGGCAGCTCGTAGGAGCCGGTGATGCGGACGGTCCGGTCGATCTCGGGGAGTTCGACGTCCTCCCCGACCCGCAGCCCGCTGTCCCGCAGGAACTGCTCGGTGGCGGCCACCTCACCGGGGCCGGTCGGCCACTCGCCGCTGAGCAGGGTGTACTTGCCGCGGCTGAGCGGGTCGGCGGGGTCCGTCTCCTGGATGTCGGCCCACATGATGCCGTAGTCGGTGGTGACGTCGGCGTAGCCGACGCGTTCGCGCAGCACGGTGGCGCCGTCCGGGAGGTGGTCCTCGACGCGGAAGTCCGTGGGTTCGGTCCCGGCCTCGGGCTCCTCGCCGCGGGGGTTGTCGTCCTCCTCCCAGGAGGAGGACCACAGGTCGTCGTTGGTCGGGTGCTGCATGATCGGGACACCGGCCTCGTACACCTGGTACTCGGCGTCGGCGGTGCCGATCTGGCGGGCCAGGCTCTCCTCGGTGGAGAGCTGGTTGGTGCGCACGGCCAGGTCGGCGCCGGCCACGCCCAGGATGGGCAGCGCGATCATGGCCACGACCAGGGCGCTGCGGCCCTTGGCGCGCAGCGCGTCGCGGCGGGCGATGCGCAGTCCGAGCCGCCAGCGGTTGAGCGTGCGATTCACTGCGCCACCTCGCCGGTGAGCAGCGACTCGGCGGACGGGGAGACGGTCTGGTCGACCATGGAGCCGTCGCGCAGGAAGACGACGCGATCGGCCCAGGCCGCGTACCGGGACTCGTGGGTGACCATGACCCCGGCCGCGCCCTGGTCACAGCGCTTGCGCAGCAGGGCGAGCACGGCCTCGCCGGTCTCGGAGTCGAGGGCGCCGGTGGGCTCGTCGGACAGGACCAGGCGGCGGTCGCCGACGAGGGCGCGGGCGATGGCGACGCGCTGGCGCTGGCCGCCGGACATCTCGTCGGGGAAGCGGTCGGCGACCTCGACGAGGTTGATCTCCTCCAGCGCGGCGAGGGCTTCCTTGCGGGCGGCGCGGGCGGATATGCCGTCGAGTTCGCGGGGGAGCGCGATGTTCTCGGCCGCGGTGAGGGCCGGGATGAGGTTGTAGTCCTGGAAGACGTAGCCGATGCTGGTGCGCCGGATCTTGGCGAGCCGGCTCTTGGTGAGGGCGCCGAGGTCGGTGCCCTCGATGAGGACCTGGCCGCTGGAGGCGGTGTCCAGACCGCCGGCCAGGGTGAGCAGGGTGGACTTGCCGGAGCCGGAGGGGCCCATGACGGCGACGAATTCACCGGCCCGGACGGTGAGGTCGATGTTGTCCAGTGCCCGGACGGTGGTGACGCCGGTGCCGTGCACGCGGCTGAGGGCGCGCAGCTCCAGGACGGGCGTGCTGCCGTTGGCGGTGGTGTTCGGGCTGGTCATGCGGTGCTTCCCCCGGTGATGTGGTGGTGATCTCGGTGATCGGTGTGCTCTGCGTGGTGGACGTTTTCGTCGGCGCCGTTGTCATCGGGCTCGGTCCCGGTCAGCGGCCTCGCGGGGCGCCGGGCCGCGAGGCGCAGCAGTCGGGACTCGCAGTGGTCCAGCCAGCGTGCCTCGGCCTCGGCGGAGAAGATGAGTTGTTCCAGGACCAGCAGCCAGGCGATCTCCTCGCCGGACTCGGGGCCGCCGTCGGCGAGCGCCTGGGCCTTGAGGCGGGTGTAGTCCTGCATGGCCTTGAGGGTGTGGCGGCGCTGGGCCTGGATGATGCCGGCCACGTCGACGCCCTGGGTGCCCACGGCCATGGCGAGCTTGATGGCGAGTTCGTCGCGGGAGGGGTGGGTGCGGTCGACGGGCTGCCGGTACCATTCGGCGAGCTCGCGGCGGCCGGCCTCGGTGATGCGGTAGCGCTGCTGCTTGCCGTCGCGTTCACCGGCGGGCTCGATGAGCGTGTCACGTTCGAGGCGGCCGAGGGTCGTGTAGACCTGGCCGATGTTGAGCGGCCAGGTGGCGCCGGTGCGGGACTCGAATTCGGCGCGCAGCTGGGAACCGTACTTCGGGCCGTAGTCGAGGAGGGCCAGCAGGCCGTAGCGGATGGACATACCGCGTATGTATACCGAGTATGTTCCCCCCTTGGCAAACCGGCGGGCGTCTTGTCGCGCGTCTTGTTACACGTCAGATACGCCGCAGTCGCAGAGCCAGGACACCAAGTCCCGCGCCCAGGCAGGCCAGTCCGGCCCCGAGCGGCAGGACGGGCAGCACCTCACCGCCCCGTACCACCGGGTCCGCCTCGCGGTACGGGGCCGGCTCACCGCGCTGCTGGCCGACGCTGTGGTCGGCGGCCCCGTCCGCGTGGGCGGCCGGGGCCGCCAGTGCGAGAAGGGTGGCGAGCGCCGCCGCGATCATGATGACTTCCGTCCACACCCACACCCTCACGGCGCTCGATCCTCCGTAGACCGTCCGATGATGTAACCAGCGTCACATATGCGA
It contains:
- a CDS encoding dihydrolipoamide acetyltransferase family protein, giving the protein MAAVTQRYREFKMPDVGEGLTEAEILKWHVQPGDTVSDGQVVVEVETAKAAVELPIPFDGTVHELLWAEGDTVDVGSPIITVDTAPGEPQETPAGAAPEPAAAEPTPAPAPEQPREEPGPEKPPARQPVLVGYGVSTAATKRRPRKAPAAAVPEPAAAPEQAPAPASVPAAGGKPLAKPPVRKLAKDLGIDLRVVRPTGPEGTITREDVQAAAVPAPQPAGTGAVPEPERETQAAAPVPAAGERRVPIRGVRKATAQAVAGSAFTAPHVTEFITVDVTRTMKLVARLKEDPDLAGVRVNPLLIIARALLLALRRNPDAHAAWDEANQEIVYKDAVNLGIAAATPRGLLVPNIKDAGRKTLTELATAIGELVSTAREGRTTPADMQGGTVTITNVGVFGVDSGTPILNPGESAILAVGAIKAQPWVHKGKVKPRQVTTLALSFDHRLIDGELGSRLLADIAGVLEHPRRLLTWG
- a CDS encoding bacterial proteasome activator family protein; translation: MTQPRNEPSQESQNQNPQVLVVGPDGMALAGAAPREGEDGGDEHSEVPVTEMVEQPAKVMRIGSMIKQLLEEVKAAPLDEASRYRLKEIHSSSVKELEEGLAPELVQELERLSLPFTDDRLPTEAELRIAQAQLVGWLEGLFHGIQTALFAQQMAARAQLEQMRRALPPGALPDEGEHPADPHGPARSGPYL
- a CDS encoding ABC transporter permease family protein yields the protein MNRTLNRWRLGLRIARRDALRAKGRSALVVAMIALPILGVAGADLAVRTNQLSTEESLARQIGTADAEYQVYEAGVPIMQHPTNDDLWSSSWEEDDNPRGEEPEAGTEPTDFRVEDHLPDGATVLRERVGYADVTTDYGIMWADIQETDPADPLSRGKYTLLSGEWPTGPGEVAATEQFLRDSGLRVGEDVELPEIDRTVRITGSYELPNDLKSTELLALNDTLLPLLPREDGGDDTRYLVAVDGGVSWDTVMEANTHGLKVLSRQVHLNPPADSEIPLVQRADYHRWGSGGEAELYAVLGVAVALVVLEICLLAGPAFAVGARRSRRQLGLVGSNGGDQAQLRAIMLSSGVVLGAVAAVVGIILGILAVFLARPFLENMNGARFGAWDFRWAELLGVAAFAVFIGTLAALIPAINASRSSVLESLTGTKGVRRGSRALPIAGTIALVGGIALALFGGLSMSSIVLVGVGAVIAELGLVALTPLLVGGFGRLARFLPLSGRLAMRDAARNRGRTAPAVAAVLAATAGAVAVATIIASGEADQRAGYIPDLPDGTVALTVWNAGESQLDPLRAAADKTLPVTDRADLSSAMPALPSCGSGARDEWGNNLADCYIEVVTPPEKVCPLWEDDADHTEEETRELRQDERCMWNNDGGWGLSNLGSIAVGDATILKVLGIDRPEYRETLENGGALIFDTNRIDDDGTVTLHLYDNWDSEKPTDVAVLPDSRLVEGNGYGIDALITPETAEKAGLATTFAGSYYATSHVPTSAEEQAFRGEIDDLTLASTDWRIENGFKADNSMAMLIIALAASVIALGAAGIATGLAQADSEADLATLAAVGAAPRIRRTLSGLQCGLIAAMGVVLGCLSGLVPAVGLVLANHQDRLSWWKEDIAAGWDAGERPELHLALPWETFGQLIVVVPLIALVFAALLTRSRVTLARRAG
- a CDS encoding ABC transporter ATP-binding protein; this encodes MTSPNTTANGSTPVLELRALSRVHGTGVTTVRALDNIDLTVRAGEFVAVMGPSGSGKSTLLTLAGGLDTASSGQVLIEGTDLGALTKSRLAKIRRTSIGYVFQDYNLIPALTAAENIALPRELDGISARAARKEALAALEEINLVEVADRFPDEMSGGQRQRVAIARALVGDRRLVLSDEPTGALDSETGEAVLALLRKRCDQGAAGVMVTHESRYAAWADRVVFLRDGSMVDQTVSPSAESLLTGEVAQ
- a CDS encoding PadR family transcriptional regulator; translation: MSIRYGLLALLDYGPKYGSQLRAEFESRTGATWPLNIGQVYTTLGRLERDTLIEPAGERDGKQQRYRITEAGRRELAEWYRQPVDRTHPSRDELAIKLAMAVGTQGVDVAGIIQAQRRHTLKAMQDYTRLKAQALADGGPESGEEIAWLLVLEQLIFSAEAEARWLDHCESRLLRLAARRPARPLTGTEPDDNGADENVHHAEHTDHRDHHHITGGSTA